GCCGCGGAGGCGGCGAAGACGTCCAGCGCGTACGCCGGGGGGTACTCCATCCGCAGATCGGCCGAGTCGCCCGGCGCGGGCACCGCGCGGAAGAATCCGTGCTCCTCGAGCGCGGCCGCGCACGGGCCGATCCCGCTCCGCTCCGCGCGGGCGCAGTCGAGGAGCGCTTCGCGTCCGAGCGAGACGTAGCCCAGGGCGCTCCAGATCCGCGCGCGCAGCGGCGGGTCCTCTCCCAGCGAGGACGCGAGCACGCGCCGCGAGGGGGCCGCGATCCGGAACGGGATCGAATCGCGCGGCCAGCGTCCTTCGTCGCGCAGCTCCTCCGCAGCGCGCAGCCCCTCGTACGTCCAGGGGCCGAGGCGCCAGGCGTCCGTGAACGCCGCCCGGGCCTCGGCGCTGTCGCCGCGCGCCAGGGCGAGGCGCCCCGACCAGAAGCGCCCCATCGCCGACGAGGGGCCCAGCCGGTCCAGCGCGACCCGCGCCGTGTCCGGCGCACCCGCGCGCATCCAGTTCACGGCTTCGTGGATCCTCGCCGCCTCGGCGAGCGCGGGCGTCTTGATCCGCGGGACGGCCCACGCGAAGACGGGAGCCGCTTCCCTTCCCGAGCGGCGGTTCTCCCACTCGCGCGCCCGCTCCCATGCCGCGCTCTCCCCGGACGTCCCCGCCGAGTCGAGCGAGGCCGCGACGACGAAGGCGCTGTCCATGGGACCGAACGCGCCCAGGCTCCGGCGCGCGCGCGCGAGCCCGAGGGCCCATCGCCCCCGGTCGGCGGCGGGACGGTCGCGACGCGCGAGGAGCCGGGAGAACGCGGCCGCCGCGTCGGCATGCCGTCGCGCCTTGGCGAGAAGCGCGGCCTCGACGTCCGCCCGCTCCAGCGCCGCGGCGCTGTCCGGAGCGGGGACCCGGCGGGCGGCCATCAGCGCGAGCCCCGTGGAGGGCTCGCCCACGTAATCGAGCGCGCGGAGGAGCCCGATCCAGGCGCGCTCGCCCATGGAATCGGACCAGGCGCCGCGCGACCACGCGGCCGCGCGCATCGCGGCCGCGTAGCGGTCGGCCGTCGGGGTCCCGCGGGTGGCGGCGAAGAGCGCGAGGCGGGACGCCGCGCCTGCGGTGTCTCCGATCGCCGCGCGCGCGGAAGCGGCGAGGAGCGCCGCCTCGGAGCTCCCCTCTTCCTCCGGATGGAGCACCGCGATCGCCAGGCGGGGCTCCCCACCCGCGAGGAGGAGCGAGCCCAGGCGAAGGCGCGCCGTGCGGCGCGCCGCGGGCGAGAGGTCTGCGGTCCGCAAGACGGTCCAGTAGGCGGCGCGCGCCGCGGAGGGCCTCCCCGCCGAGTCGGCCAGGGCCCCGGCGACGAAAAGGGAGGGCAGATCGAGACGGGCGGGCACGGAGCCGCGGCGTGGCGGATGGTGGGGCGGCCAGGCAAGGATCGTCAGGCCCGAGTCGGGCACGCCGCGCGCGAGGGCGGCCCGGGCGCGGAGCGCGAGGAGGGCATCGTCGCCGCGGGCCGGACCCGAGAGGATCGCGAGCCCCAGCGCGTCCCGGCCGTCCTCCATGGCGTCGAGGGCCGCGTCCCGCCAGGCGGCGGCCGCCGCGGCATCGGCGGCGCGCTCATGCTTCCCCGGATTCACCGAGGCCAGGTACACCGACTCCAGCGAGGCTTCCCGCCGGAGCGCGCGAACCATGTCCTGGAGCGATCCCGTCCAGCGTGCGGCTCGCCGCTCGGAGCGGGCACGGAGCCAGGCGCGTCGGCGCGCGGCCCACTCCGGCTCGCGCGCGGGCGTCTTTCCCCGCGCGGCGTGGAGCGAGTCGCCGAGCGGCACGGCGCCCCGGGCCGCCGCGGCTTCCGCGGCCGGAGCGACAAAGGGCGCGCCCCGCGGCCCGATGCCGAGGAGCGCGCCCAGAAGAAGAGCGATCGATGCGATGGCGCTGCCGAGCGGGCGCGCCACCTCTACCGTACGAGGACGAGCCGGGTGGTCTGGACCTTCCCCGAGAAATCGAGGCGCGCGAAATAGATCCCGGAGCCGAGCGTCGCGCCCCCCTGGCTCTTCGGATTCCAGGTGCCGAGGAACTCGGAGGGAGCGAGCGGATTTGCGGTGGCCACGGTGCGGCCCACCTCGCGCCCGCGCACGTCGTAGATCCGGATCTCCGGATCCTGCCCCGGCCGCGGCAGGCCGTCCGGCGCGCTGAAGCGGAAGTGCACGGCTCCCGATGACGGACCATTCAGGCGGTAGGGATTCGGCCCCGCGCGGAACGTGATGCGCCGCGCGACCGGACCGCCGCCCGTGCGCGCCTGCACGGCGACGTCGTCCACGTACCAGCCTTCGTAGTAGCGCAGCTGCGCCAGCGACGTGCCCAGCCTCGGGTCGTTCGCCTCGTCCGTGGCGAAGCGGAAGCGGATGCGCGCCGAGCCGGCATAGGGCGTCAGGTCCGCCACCATGCGCCGCCACCGCTGAGGCGAGCCGGAGACGACGTCGGCGCCGCGGAGCGCCGCGCCCGAGTTGAACTCCATGACGTAGCCGTAGCCGCCGTCCACGGCGAGCGGGGTCCACTCGCCGCCGTTCACCGAGATCTCCACGCGCCCGCCGTCCCAGGCCCCCGTCCCGCCATTGGTCTCGGCGTCGATCCAGGACCAGAAGGTCAGCTCCGAGTTCGCCGGAAGGTCGA
The window above is part of the Candidatus Binatia bacterium genome. Proteins encoded here:
- a CDS encoding transglycosylase SLT domain-containing protein gives rise to the protein MARPLGSAIASIALLLGALLGIGPRGAPFVAPAAEAAAARGAVPLGDSLHAARGKTPAREPEWAARRRAWLRARSERRAARWTGSLQDMVRALRREASLESVYLASVNPGKHERAADAAAAAAWRDAALDAMEDGRDALGLAILSGPARGDDALLALRARAALARGVPDSGLTILAWPPHHPPRRGSVPARLDLPSLFVAGALADSAGRPSAARAAYWTVLRTADLSPAARRTARLRLGSLLLAGGEPRLAIAVLHPEEEGSSEAALLAASARAAIGDTAGAASRLALFAATRGTPTADRYAAAMRAAAWSRGAWSDSMGERAWIGLLRALDYVGEPSTGLALMAARRVPAPDSAAALERADVEAALLAKARRHADAAAAFSRLLARRDRPAADRGRWALGLARARRSLGAFGPMDSAFVVAASLDSAGTSGESAAWERAREWENRRSGREAAPVFAWAVPRIKTPALAEAARIHEAVNWMRAGAPDTARVALDRLGPSSAMGRFWSGRLALARGDSAEARAAFTDAWRLGPWTYEGLRAAEELRDEGRWPRDSIPFRIAAPSRRVLASSLGEDPPLRARIWSALGYVSLGREALLDCARAERSGIGPCAAALEEHGFFRAVPAPGDSADLRMEYPPAYALDVFAASAAESLDAAIVWAIMRQETGYLAGARSRAGALGLLQLLPRTANQLAARTVPPDSLLDPTLNVRLGARYLEKLDREMGDPRGTFAAYNAGEDPVRRWLAEQGAIDDRWVELIPYRETRDYVKQVYAAWRRYEALYGTAVR